A region of candidate division WOR-3 bacterium DNA encodes the following proteins:
- a CDS encoding HypC/HybG/HupF family hydrogenase formation chaperone, translating into MCLGIPGKIVNIYEKDGSKFGKVEFGGIKREVCLDLTPEAKEGDYVIVHVGFAIQILDEKEAKESLKTYEEYLEKLEENEVSF; encoded by the coding sequence ATGTGTCTCGGAATCCCAGGGAAGATAGTAAATATATATGAAAAAGATGGTTCAAAATTTGGTAAAGTTGAATTTGGAGGAATAAAAAGGGAGGTATGTCTTGACCTAACCCCTGAAGCAAAGGAAGGAGATTATGTGATTGTTCATGTTGGTTTTGCTATACAGATTCTTGATGAAAAAGAAGCGAAAGAAAGTTTAAAAACCTATGAGGAGTATTTAGAGAAATTAGAGGAAAATGAAGTATCTTTCTGA
- a CDS encoding sulfite exporter TauE/SafE family protein — protein sequence MVQITGFVLIGLLAGILSGLFGIGGGLIIIPALILFFKMNQHLAQGTSLGALLLPVGLLGFLEYWRNGNVHIKGALLIALGLFIGAFFGAYIANIIPTKTLSKLFALFLIIVALKLFFGK from the coding sequence ATGGTTCAAATCACAGGTTTTGTCTTAATAGGATTACTTGCAGGTATTTTGTCTGGTTTATTTGGAATAGGAGGTGGGCTTATAATAATCCCTGCCTTAATTTTGTTTTTTAAAATGAATCAGCATCTTGCACAAGGAACTTCTCTTGGTGCTCTCCTTCTCCCTGTGGGTCTTTTAGGATTTCTTGAATACTGGAGAAATGGAAATGTTCACATTAAAGGGGCACTTCTTATTGCTCTTGGACTTTTTATAGGTGCTTTTTTTGGTGCCTATATTGCTAATATTATTCCTACTAAAACCCTTTCTAAGCTGTTTGCCCTTTTTTTAATTATAGTTGCATTAAAACTCTTTTTTGGAAAATAA
- a CDS encoding MoaD/ThiS family protein gives MKVKIGKEEKIFNEEIKRVSDIFKKLSLNPEEYIVVRKNEVLTEDEILKEDDEIELIRVISGGI, from the coding sequence ATGAAAGTTAAAATAGGTAAAGAAGAAAAAATTTTTAATGAAGAAATAAAAAGGGTTTCAGATATTTTTAAAAAACTTTCTCTTAACCCTGAAGAATATATTGTTGTTAGAAAAAATGAGGTTTTAACTGAAGATGAAATTTTAAAAGAAGATGACGAGATAGAACTTATAAGGGTTATTTCAGGTGGAATTTGA
- a CDS encoding S8 family peptidase, translating into MIAEILFSVNLLISLGKPDYNLSYKELRKEIEIKKERFLNNFKFLKNNIKIKKTLILSQKILIEIPDSLLNYFKINSIPYTPDYLLPVPKLMFSGFDRSFWHKKFIKADTFYKIGIKGKGNVAVIIDTGIDTTHPDLKGKVIIFKDFVNYGPPSDPIGHGTFVASLIAGDSAGIAPLTKLIVLKVFSEFGGLISDIHEAFDYVAELIENGINVKILNGSFGTHPLFDEFFPDLFYLKNKGVFLCFAAGNEGPSSGTTSSPSNYPFVFSSGACDSNSNVTNFSSRGPSPFSYPWSDTIYYFFKDWNFTSPFLIAPGKDIKGAFPLNQYIIADGTSASSPILAGSISLILQYSPFLTPDSLAKIFKNNLRRKPFINYPNYEEGFGFLDLKKIIKVLERKDTLLYSIQNFSLNSKNFPLFQNDTFIINVSLISNKFFSDSIKIKLLNKPYYILLDTIFKFYSQDILNFSSRGVLLNYPDNDTLKFNFLLTFSNFSKTYEMKVFLSDSLLTIKNKNYEFSISSTGSIGFLSSEQKKGKGFIFKNYGNLLYYGSLAFGNSFNYIVDRFYEKFNLDDRDTRPLKENKFYFKKENNFYTFKFRDDYSQHPKGNILKVKLKDFDEGFLFILKPENFFEEMHLASFFDPDILNPLTNFADYDSASRIIFTSKQGGPVFGILDIDNFTLCGVIKNEIYAYSYGGLPDSLQYLFMKGDIRDFSKDLGDYSIYISKKVNPLDSLLFFIFAGENFDTLLSKRERILNKLNLIQRNNFRGISRIYPNPFIDPYQKDLKIINYGKGKITFYDLTGRKTYETQILKDGLNVIKLNNFKNSGVYFLRFNDKNKIYKLVYLNLR; encoded by the coding sequence TTGATAGCAGAAATTTTATTTTCAGTTAATTTACTTATCTCACTTGGAAAGCCTGATTATAACTTATCATATAAAGAATTAAGAAAAGAAATTGAAATAAAAAAGGAGAGATTTTTAAATAATTTTAAATTTTTAAAAAATAATATAAAAATTAAAAAAACTCTTATTCTTTCCCAGAAAATTCTTATTGAAATTCCCGATTCTCTTTTAAATTATTTTAAAATTAATTCTATTCCTTATACCCCTGATTATCTTCTTCCTGTTCCAAAGCTCATGTTTTCGGGTTTTGATAGATCTTTCTGGCACAAAAAATTTATAAAGGCTGACACATTTTATAAAATTGGTATTAAGGGGAAGGGAAATGTAGCTGTTATAATTGATACTGGAATTGATACGACGCATCCTGATTTAAAAGGTAAGGTTATTATTTTTAAGGATTTTGTGAATTATGGACCACCTTCTGATCCCATAGGTCACGGAACTTTTGTTGCATCACTTATTGCAGGCGATTCAGCAGGAATTGCTCCTCTAACAAAACTTATTGTTCTAAAGGTTTTTTCAGAGTTCGGGGGATTAATATCAGATATTCATGAAGCTTTTGATTATGTTGCAGAACTTATTGAAAATGGAATAAATGTAAAAATATTGAATGGTTCTTTTGGAACTCATCCCCTTTTTGATGAATTTTTTCCAGATTTATTTTATTTAAAAAATAAAGGTGTATTTCTCTGTTTTGCTGCAGGTAATGAGGGACCTTCTTCAGGAACAACTTCCTCTCCTTCTAATTATCCTTTTGTTTTCTCTTCTGGTGCTTGTGATTCAAATTCAAATGTTACTAATTTTTCTTCAAGAGGACCTTCTCCCTTTTCTTATCCCTGGAGTGATACAATTTATTATTTTTTTAAAGACTGGAATTTTACCTCACCTTTTTTAATTGCTCCTGGAAAAGACATAAAGGGTGCTTTTCCTTTAAATCAGTATATAATAGCAGATGGAACAAGTGCCTCTTCACCAATTTTAGCAGGTAGTATTTCCCTTATACTTCAATATAGTCCCTTTTTAACACCTGATTCTCTTGCAAAAATTTTTAAAAATAATTTGAGAAGAAAACCTTTTATTAATTATCCCAATTATGAGGAGGGTTTCGGTTTTCTTGACTTAAAAAAAATAATTAAAGTTTTAGAAAGAAAGGATACTCTTTTATACTCAATTCAGAATTTTTCCCTTAATTCAAAAAATTTTCCCCTTTTTCAAAATGATACCTTTATAATTAATGTATCCTTAATTTCAAATAAATTTTTTAGTGACAGTATAAAAATAAAACTTTTAAATAAACCTTACTATATTCTCCTTGATACTATTTTTAAATTTTATTCACAGGATATTTTAAATTTTTCTTCAAGGGGAGTTCTTCTAAATTATCCTGATAATGACACACTTAAATTTAACTTTCTATTAACTTTTTCAAATTTTTCAAAAACTTATGAAATGAAAGTTTTTCTTTCTGATTCCCTTTTAACAATAAAAAATAAGAATTATGAGTTTTCCATTTCTTCAACAGGTTCTATTGGATTTTTAAGTTCAGAGCAGAAAAAAGGAAAAGGTTTTATTTTTAAAAATTACGGAAATTTACTTTATTACGGAAGTTTGGCTTTTGGAAATTCTTTTAACTATATTGTTGATAGATTTTATGAAAAATTTAATCTTGATGATAGAGATACAAGACCTTTAAAGGAAAATAAATTTTATTTTAAAAAAGAAAATAATTTCTATACTTTTAAATTCAGAGATGATTATTCTCAACATCCAAAGGGAAATATATTGAAAGTAAAATTAAAGGATTTTGATGAGGGTTTTTTATTTATTTTAAAACCTGAGAATTTTTTTGAGGAAATGCACTTGGCTTCTTTTTTTGACCCAGATATTTTAAATCCCCTAACAAATTTTGCAGATTACGACAGTGCTTCAAGAATAATTTTTACTTCAAAACAGGGAGGTCCTGTTTTTGGAATACTTGATATAGATAATTTTACACTTTGCGGTGTTATAAAAAATGAAATATATGCTTATTCATATGGAGGACTTCCTGATTCACTCCAATATCTTTTTATGAAAGGAGATATAAGGGATTTTAGCAAGGATTTAGGTGATTATTCAATTTATATTTCAAAGAAAGTAAATCCATTAGATTCTCTTTTATTTTTTATTTTTGCAGGAGAAAATTTTGATACACTTTTATCAAAGAGGGAAAGAATTTTGAATAAATTAAATTTAATTCAGAGAAATAATTTTAGAGGAATTTCAAGAATCTATCCAAATCCATTTATAGACCCTTATCAAAAAGATTTAAAGATTATAAATTACGGTAAGGGAAAAATAACTTTTTATGATTTAACAGGTAGAAAAACTTATGAAACCCAGATTTTAAAGGATGGTTTAAATGTTATTAAATTAAATAATTTTAAAAATTCAGGTGTTTATTTTTTAAGGTTTAATGATAAGAATAAAATTTATAAACTTGTATATCTTAATTTAAGATGA
- a CDS encoding segregation/condensation protein A, with product MTVIIKTSFYYGPLEILLKWLLSKELDPFKIKISVLADEFLNYYLKNHQVSFKDALEFLYALTFFLVYKTHHLFERFDGEEEEVEKKEEITFSFIEIIEFLNERYEKMSKMYGREGEESLDYDEGFDPSLLFSLFTKLIQKLPELKEKLEEIPKIEEKIDYILKELEKNESISFSNLILGLKSKIEAIVMFLALLELIRLRKILCIQEKIFDDIIIKRRNEV from the coding sequence ATGACTGTAATTATAAAAACTTCCTTTTATTATGGTCCCCTTGAAATTCTTTTAAAGTGGCTTTTATCAAAGGAACTTGATCCTTTTAAAATTAAAATTTCTGTTTTAGCAGACGAATTTTTAAATTATTACTTGAAAAATCACCAAGTTTCATTTAAAGATGCTCTTGAATTTTTATATGCTTTAACTTTTTTCCTTGTTTATAAAACACACCACCTTTTTGAAAGATTTGATGGTGAAGAAGAAGAGGTGGAAAAAAAAGAAGAAATTACTTTCTCTTTTATTGAAATTATTGAATTTTTAAATGAAAGATATGAGAAGATGTCAAAAATGTATGGAAGGGAAGGGGAAGAGAGTTTAGATTATGATGAGGGTTTTGATCCTTCTCTTTTGTTTTCTCTTTTTACAAAATTAATTCAGAAATTACCAGAATTAAAGGAAAAACTTGAGGAAATACCAAAAATAGAAGAAAAGATTGATTACATACTTAAGGAATTAGAGAAAAATGAAAGTATTTCTTTTAGTAATCTCATCTTAGGTTTAAAGAGTAAAATAGAGGCTATTGTTATGTTTCTTGCACTTCTTGAACTTATAAGATTAAGAAAAATCTTATGTATACAGGAAAAAATTTTTGATGATATAATTATTAAGAGGAGAAATGAAGTTTAG
- a CDS encoding FkbM family methyltransferase — translation MKFSYTLRDKFLFFLSYLFYKLIVPFEVKRPRIKMFIYEMIYSFYKLIDYKKNLPYFFKDNLIVTKFGKFKIRSKTADAASVSPAYERRDVNFLIKKIDEKIKENKKVLFCDIGADIGYYSILIGNKFKRKIKIFSFEPLKESFELLKENININNLSDTIVPLNFALSDSEGEFYINVNILSPGDSSLIYSFDNGVKIKVKTKKLDDILGDYVREFDTVFAKIDVEGFEEKVLSGAKKFLENSKELILLIEDFINPEIINYLEKNNFKFLCKLTTYNSFWTYKL, via the coding sequence ATGAAGTTTAGTTATACTTTAAGAGATAAATTTTTATTTTTTTTAAGTTACTTATTTTATAAGTTAATAGTTCCCTTTGAAGTTAAAAGACCAAGAATAAAGATGTTTATTTATGAAATGATTTATTCCTTTTATAAACTGATTGATTACAAGAAAAATTTACCTTATTTTTTTAAGGATAATTTAATAGTGACAAAATTTGGGAAATTTAAAATAAGAAGCAAAACTGCTGATGCAGCTTCTGTTTCACCTGCTTATGAAAGAAGGGATGTAAATTTTTTAATTAAAAAAATTGATGAAAAAATAAAAGAAAATAAAAAAGTTTTATTTTGCGATATAGGTGCTGATATCGGTTACTATTCTATTTTGATAGGTAATAAGTTTAAAAGGAAAATAAAAATTTTTTCCTTTGAACCATTAAAAGAAAGTTTTGAATTATTGAAGGAAAATATTAATATAAATAATCTCTCAGATACTATAGTTCCCTTAAATTTTGCTCTATCAGATTCTGAAGGTGAGTTTTACATAAATGTTAATATCTTATCACCTGGTGATAGTTCTTTGATTTATAGTTTTGATAATGGAGTTAAAATTAAAGTAAAAACAAAGAAACTTGATGATATTCTCGGAGATTATGTCAGGGAATTTGATACTGTTTTTGCTAAAATTGATGTGGAGGGTTTTGAAGAAAAGGTATTGAGTGGTGCAAAAAAATTTCTTGAAAATTCAAAAGAATTAATTTTATTAATAGAAGATTTTATTAATCCTGAAATTATAAACTATCTTGAAAAAAATAACTTTAAATTTTTATGTAAATTAACAACATATAACAGTTTCTGGACCTATAAGTTATGA
- the hypF gene encoding carbamoyltransferase HypF → MKKRFLIKIEGTVQGIGFRPFVYRIAKENKLNGFVKNNPEGVTIEVEGEVKNLNKFLLKLKRDKPPLTKYTLFEIKEIPLKNEIEFEILKSEEKGEKIALILPDIATCEECKREIFDKDNRRYNYPFTNCTNCGPRFSIIQNIPYDRKNTTMKIFEMCPECREEYENPINRRFHAQPNACPECGPEVFLTDREGNIIEKGEKAIEKTAQLLKKGKIIALKGIGGFQLLTNALSDECVLELRKRKKRDEKPFAIMFKNLEHLKEYAYISKTEKELLLSPQSPILLVKSKKKSKLSKYCAPDNPYIGAILPYTPLHHLLMSKIDFPIICTSGNLSEEPIAYENEEALIRLKDIADYFLMNTRPIERYIDDSVVKIINNKPLVIRRARGYAPLPFIIKKNLPQILALGPYLKNTIAISKFNRIIVSQHIGDLDNEKSFNAFKKVIEDFKKLYEFKPEIIACDAHPEYLSTKYGEELSKNENIPLIKVFHHHAHISSCMIENRIEEEVLGVSWDGTGYGKDGKIWGGEFLICDFKDFKRFASFREFGLLGGDKAIKEPRRSAIGILYEIYGEKIFERDFEPIKSLTEEERKIFKSAYEKNLSIFKTTSVGRIFDAVSSLLNLKQKNTFEGQAAMILEWIAENYKGKLKTPYTFEIKKENYYVIDFVPIFEEIISDIKRKRSKSYIAYKFHLTLAEIVKKISQLTDKDKILLSGGVFQNKLLTELIFKKIKNKKIFTHSQIPPNDGGISIGQIKISYHNL, encoded by the coding sequence TTGAAGAAAAGATTTTTAATAAAAATAGAAGGAACAGTTCAGGGAATAGGATTTAGACCCTTTGTTTATAGAATTGCAAAAGAAAACAAATTGAATGGATTTGTTAAAAATAATCCTGAGGGAGTTACAATTGAAGTCGAAGGAGAAGTTAAAAACTTAAACAAATTTCTTTTAAAACTTAAAAGGGATAAACCTCCCTTAACAAAATATACACTATTTGAAATAAAAGAAATTCCACTTAAAAATGAAATTGAATTTGAAATTTTAAAATCAGAAGAAAAGGGAGAAAAAATCGCTCTTATCCTCCCTGATATTGCAACCTGTGAAGAATGCAAAAGAGAAATTTTTGATAAAGATAATAGAAGATATAATTACCCCTTTACAAACTGCACAAACTGCGGTCCCAGATTCAGCATTATCCAAAATATTCCCTACGATAGAAAGAACACAACAATGAAAATTTTTGAAATGTGTCCTGAATGCAGGGAAGAATACGAAAACCCTATTAATAGAAGATTTCATGCACAACCAAATGCTTGTCCTGAATGCGGTCCAGAAGTCTTTCTCACAGATAGAGAAGGAAATATTATTGAAAAAGGAGAAAAAGCAATAGAAAAAACAGCACAACTTCTTAAAAAGGGAAAAATCATAGCCTTAAAGGGTATTGGTGGATTTCAACTTTTAACAAATGCTTTATCTGATGAATGTGTTTTAGAATTAAGAAAAAGAAAAAAGAGGGACGAAAAACCCTTTGCAATTATGTTTAAAAACCTTGAACATTTAAAAGAATATGCCTATATTTCTAAAACTGAAAAAGAATTACTTTTATCACCCCAATCACCAATTTTACTTGTAAAATCAAAGAAAAAAAGTAAATTATCAAAATACTGTGCTCCAGATAATCCCTATATAGGTGCAATTTTACCTTATACACCCTTACATCACCTTTTAATGAGTAAAATTGATTTTCCAATTATATGCACTTCTGGTAATTTATCAGAAGAACCCATTGCCTATGAAAATGAAGAAGCTCTCATAAGATTAAAAGATATAGCAGATTACTTTTTAATGAATACAAGGCCTATTGAAAGATATATTGACGATTCAGTTGTTAAAATTATTAACAATAAACCTCTCGTAATAAGAAGAGCAAGAGGATATGCCCCCCTTCCTTTTATTATCAAAAAAAACTTACCACAGATACTTGCCCTTGGACCTTACCTTAAAAATACTATCGCAATATCAAAGTTTAACAGAATAATTGTATCACAACATATAGGAGATTTAGATAATGAAAAATCCTTCAATGCTTTCAAAAAAGTAATAGAAGACTTTAAAAAACTTTATGAATTTAAGCCAGAAATTATTGCCTGTGATGCTCACCCTGAATATCTTTCAACAAAATATGGCGAGGAATTAAGCAAAAATGAAAATATTCCCTTAATAAAAGTTTTCCATCATCATGCTCATATAAGTTCCTGTATGATTGAAAACAGGATTGAGGAAGAGGTTTTAGGAGTTTCCTGGGATGGCACAGGTTATGGAAAAGATGGTAAAATATGGGGTGGTGAATTTTTAATATGTGATTTTAAAGATTTTAAAAGGTTTGCCAGTTTCAGGGAGTTCGGCTTACTGGGTGGAGATAAAGCAATAAAAGAACCAAGAAGAAGCGCAATTGGTATTTTATATGAAATTTACGGTGAAAAAATTTTTGAAAGGGATTTTGAACCTATTAAAAGTTTAACTGAAGAAGAAAGAAAAATATTTAAAAGTGCTTATGAAAAAAATCTTTCTATTTTTAAAACAACATCTGTTGGTAGAATATTTGATGCAGTTTCTTCACTATTAAATTTAAAACAGAAAAACACTTTTGAAGGTCAGGCAGCAATGATATTAGAATGGATTGCAGAAAATTATAAAGGAAAATTAAAAACTCCCTACACTTTTGAAATAAAAAAAGAAAATTACTATGTTATTGACTTTGTTCCAATTTTTGAAGAAATTATTTCTGATATTAAAAGAAAAAGAAGTAAAAGTTACATTGCTTATAAATTTCATTTAACCCTTGCAGAAATAGTAAAAAAAATAAGTCAGCTTACAGATAAAGATAAAATACTTTTAAGCGGCGGTGTATTTCAGAACAAACTTTTAACTGAACTTATTTTTAAAAAAATAAAAAATAAAAAAATCTTTACCCATTCTCAGATACCACCAAATGATGGAGGTATTTCTATAGGACAGATCAAGATTAGCTATCATAACTTATAG
- the hypB gene encoding hydrogenase nickel incorporation protein HypB: MTKIIKEDISIPILKVNEEIAQELREFFNKRKIFVINIISSPGAGKTTFLEKLLSFFEKNKVFILVGDIETERDAKRIREKGGNSYQIVTGGTCHLEAIMIKKSISLIPENTEYLFIENVGNLVCPASYDLGEHLRIIMLSTPEGDDKLPKYPKAFLTGDVILINKIDLLPYLNFDIKKVEEEAKKIKENIKIFKISALKGDNIKEVAEFIKNKRKEYFKT, from the coding sequence ATGACAAAAATAATTAAAGAAGATATCTCAATACCAATTTTAAAAGTTAATGAAGAAATTGCTCAGGAGTTAAGAGAATTTTTTAATAAAAGAAAAATATTTGTAATTAACATAATATCTTCACCAGGAGCAGGTAAAACAACTTTCCTTGAAAAATTACTTAGTTTTTTTGAAAAAAATAAAGTTTTTATACTCGTTGGAGATATTGAAACTGAAAGAGACGCAAAAAGAATAAGGGAAAAAGGAGGAAATTCCTACCAGATTGTAACAGGCGGAACCTGCCACCTTGAAGCAATCATGATAAAAAAATCTATTTCACTAATACCTGAAAACACAGAATATCTCTTTATTGAAAATGTTGGTAACCTTGTCTGCCCTGCAAGTTATGATTTAGGAGAACATTTGAGAATTATAATGTTATCAACACCTGAGGGTGACGATAAATTACCAAAATATCCTAAAGCCTTTTTAACAGGTGATGTTATATTAATAAATAAAATTGACCTTTTACCTTACCTTAACTTTGATATTAAAAAAGTTGAAGAGGAAGCAAAAAAAATTAAAGAAAACATTAAAATTTTCAAAATATCAGCATTAAAAGGAGATAATATAAAAGAAGTAGCAGAATTTATTAAAAATAAAAGAAAAGAATACTTCAAAACTTGA
- a CDS encoding hydrogenase maturation nickel metallochaperone HypA, which produces MHEYSLANNLIEILREQKKEKKAKKILKVELDFGKLSGAEPFLFEEAFEILKKETEFKETELKINIIEPEIKCLKCGKIFNALSFPFLCPFCENFGGEIIKGDKIFIKSLVIENF; this is translated from the coding sequence ATGCACGAATACTCTTTAGCAAATAATCTTATTGAAATACTTAGAGAACAGAAAAAGGAGAAAAAGGCAAAAAAAATCCTTAAAGTAGAACTTGATTTTGGAAAACTTTCAGGAGCAGAACCTTTCCTTTTTGAAGAAGCCTTTGAAATATTAAAAAAAGAAACTGAATTTAAAGAAACAGAATTAAAAATTAACATAATAGAACCTGAAATTAAATGTTTAAAATGCGGAAAAATTTTTAATGCTCTTTCTTTTCCCTTTTTATGCCCTTTTTGCGAAAACTTTGGCGGAGAAATAATTAAAGGCGATAAAATTTTTATAAAAAGTTTAGTTATTGAAAATTTTTAA
- a CDS encoding formate--tetrahydrofolate ligase, with protein MKSDIEIAKSIKLFDIKEIAEKIGINENYIYPYGKYKAKIEPEYFKTKVRKGKLILVSAITPTPFGEGKTTVSISLSMAFWKLGKSSIVCLREPSLGPVFGIKGGATGGGYSQVLPMEEINLHFTGDFHAVSSAHNLLSAMLDASIFHGNPLGINPNDILWPRTIDMNDRALRKVIVGLSPLKNGPLREDGFVITPASEIMAILGLSKNYTELKERISNILLGFTYKKEPVFAKNLKAQGAMAALLKDALKPNLVQTSENTPAIIHTGPFGNIAHGTCSVLAIDLALKLSEYAVIEAGFGSDLGAEKFINIVTRELDTKVDCAVLVASIRALKYHGGLKKELLKEENEDALIKGFENLKAHINILKNVFGTPTVVAINRFPFDTEREIKILEKLLSEEKIPFSICEGFLKGGEGSKELASKIIEVIENEKNSFKRLYDIKSGIKEKIEKISKEVYGANAVKYSENALKKIELCETLNFNDFYICMAKTQYSISDNSKLRGWPKNFELRIDDVRIKSGAKFIVPLCGDILEMPGLPKEPAAINIDIDENGEITGIF; from the coding sequence TTGAAATCTGATATTGAAATTGCTAAATCTATAAAACTTTTTGATATAAAAGAAATTGCTGAAAAAATTGGAATAAACGAAAATTATATATATCCTTATGGGAAATATAAAGCTAAAATTGAACCAGAATACTTTAAAACCAAAGTAAGAAAGGGAAAACTAATCCTTGTTTCCGCAATTACTCCCACACCATTTGGTGAAGGCAAAACAACTGTTTCTATTTCCCTTTCCATGGCTTTCTGGAAACTGGGAAAAAGTTCCATTGTTTGTTTAAGGGAACCCTCCCTTGGACCTGTTTTTGGAATAAAAGGTGGAGCCACAGGAGGTGGTTATTCCCAAGTTTTACCTATGGAAGAAATAAACCTTCACTTTACAGGAGATTTTCATGCAGTAAGTTCAGCCCATAATTTGCTTTCTGCCATGTTAGATGCTTCAATTTTCCATGGAAATCCCCTTGGCATAAACCCCAATGATATATTATGGCCAAGAACCATTGATATGAATGATAGAGCTTTAAGAAAAGTGATAGTGGGATTAAGCCCTTTGAAAAATGGACCTTTAAGGGAAGATGGATTTGTAATCACACCTGCTTCTGAAATAATGGCAATACTTGGACTTTCCAAAAACTATACTGAACTTAAAGAAAGAATTTCAAACATTCTTTTAGGATTTACCTATAAAAAAGAACCGGTTTTTGCAAAAAACTTAAAAGCCCAGGGCGCTATGGCTGCACTTCTAAAAGATGCTTTAAAACCTAACCTTGTTCAAACAAGTGAAAATACACCTGCAATAATACACACAGGACCTTTTGGAAATATAGCTCATGGCACATGTTCAGTTTTAGCAATAGATTTAGCATTAAAACTTTCCGAATACGCAGTTATCGAAGCAGGATTTGGTTCTGACCTTGGTGCTGAAAAATTCATAAACATTGTAACAAGGGAACTTGATACAAAAGTAGATTGTGCAGTTCTTGTAGCTTCAATAAGAGCATTGAAATATCACGGGGGGCTCAAAAAAGAACTGTTGAAAGAAGAAAATGAAGATGCCCTGATAAAAGGTTTTGAAAATTTAAAAGCACATATAAACATACTTAAAAATGTATTCGGCACCCCTACAGTGGTAGCTATAAACAGGTTTCCTTTTGATACTGAAAGAGAAATAAAAATACTTGAAAAGCTATTAAGTGAGGAAAAAATTCCCTTTTCTATATGTGAAGGATTTTTAAAAGGGGGAGAAGGTAGTAAAGAATTAGCAAGTAAAATTATTGAAGTTATTGAAAATGAAAAAAATAGCTTTAAAAGACTTTATGATATAAAATCAGGAATAAAAGAAAAAATTGAAAAAATATCAAAAGAGGTTTATGGAGCAAACGCAGTTAAATATTCAGAAAATGCCTTAAAGAAAATAGAACTTTGCGAAACACTTAATTTCAATGATTTTTATATCTGTATGGCAAAAACTCAGTATTCAATCTCAGATAATTCAAAATTAAGGGGATGGCCTAAAAATTTTGAACTTAGAATAGATGATGTAAGAATTAAATCAGGAGCAAAATTCATAGTTCCCCTCTGTGGTGACATACTTGAAATGCCTGGATTACCCAAAGAACCAGCTGCAATTAATATTGATATTGACGAAAATGGAGAAATAACAGGAATATTTTAA
- a CDS encoding hydrogenase maturation protease produces MIRLKTFEKKDLRKKYLILGLGNTIRGDDGIGIYLTKFLEKKFFNLADIISTEEMGLSLLDFLSPYEKAVIIDSIFTGKKDIGEIYIFKEKDFDSKQIKSNHYIGLPEISKIAKKLKIPFPKELLIIGISVEDPYTIKPELSENLKEKIPEIITKIEKLIRDFLK; encoded by the coding sequence TTGATAAGATTAAAAACTTTTGAAAAAAAAGATTTAAGGAAAAAGTATTTAATTCTTGGTCTCGGTAATACAATAAGAGGCGACGACGGAATTGGAATATATTTAACCAAATTTTTAGAAAAAAAATTTTTCAATCTTGCTGATATTATATCCACTGAAGAAATGGGGCTTTCTTTACTTGATTTTCTTTCGCCTTATGAAAAGGCAGTAATAATTGACAGTATTTTCACCGGAAAAAAAGACATAGGAGAAATATACATTTTCAAAGAAAAAGATTTTGATTCAAAACAAATAAAAAGTAATCATTACATAGGATTACCTGAAATTTCTAAAATTGCAAAAAAATTAAAAATTCCTTTTCCTAAAGAATTGCTTATCATAGGAATTTCTGTTGAAGACCCATACACAATAAAACCAGAACTATCTGAAAACTTAAAAGAAAAAATACCTGAAATTATCACAAAAATTGAAAAATTAATAAGGGATTTTTTAAAATAA